One region of Eretmochelys imbricata isolate rEreImb1 chromosome 2, rEreImb1.hap1, whole genome shotgun sequence genomic DNA includes:
- the UBA5 gene encoding ubiquitin-like modifier-activating enzyme 5 isoform X1: MASASLVEKLQLRVRELEEALARERGGGQGQRARIERMSPEVTDSNPYSRLMALKRMGIVKDYEKIRTFTVAVVGVGGVGSVTAEMLTRCGIGKLLLFDYDKVELANMNRLFFQPHQAGLSKVQAAEHTLRNINPDVQFEVHNYNITTVDNFQHFMDRISYGGLEEGKPVDLVLSCVDNFEARMAINTACNELGQTWMESGVSENAVSGHIQLIIPGESACFACAPPLVVAANIDEKTLKREGVCAASLPTTMGVVAGILVQNVLKFLLNFGTVSYYLGYNAMQDFFPTMAMKPNPHCDDKNCRKQQEEYKEKTAAQPKQVVVEQEEEIVHEDNDWGIELVSEVSEEELQAASGPLPDLPKGITVAYTIPNKEENVVAVETVVESEESLEELMAKMKNM, from the exons ATGGCCTCGGCCAGTCTGGTGGAGAAGCTGCAGCTCCGCGTGCGGGAGCTGGAGGAGGCGCTGGCCAGGGAGCGGGGCGGCGGGCAGGGCCAGCGGGCTCGCATCGAGAGGATGAGCCCGGAGGTGACCGACTCCAACCCCTACAG tCGCCTTATGGCATTAAAACGAATGGGAATTGTGAAAGATTATGAG AAAATCCGTACCTTTACGGTAGCAGTAGTAGGTGTTGGTGGAGTTGGCAGTGTGACTGCTGAAATGTTGACAAGATGTGGTATTGGTAAG CTGCTACTGTTTGATTATGACAAGGTGGAGTTGGCGAACATGAACAGGCTCTTCTTCCAACCTCATCAAGCTGGACTAAGTAAAGTGCAGGCAGCGGAGCACACTTTGAG GAATATTAATCCTGATGTTCAGTTTGAAGTACATAACTACAATATCACAACAGTGGATAACTTCCAACATTTCATGGACAGAATAag TTATGGTGGGTTAGAAGAAGGGAAACCTGTTGATCTTGTACTGAGCTGTGTGGACAACTTTGAAGCTCGTATGGCAATTAACACT GCCTGCAATGAGCTTGGACAAACATGGATGGAATCTGGAGTGAGCGAAAATGCAGTCTCAGGACATATACAACTTATCATACCTGGTGAATCTGCTTGTTTTGCG tGTGCTCCCCCGCTTGTAGTTGCTGCCAATATTGATGAAAAAACATTAAAACGAGAGGGAGTTTGTGCAGCCAGCCTTCCTACCACTATGGGAGTAGTTGCGGGGATTCTTGTACAAAATGTCCTGAA GTTTCTATTAAATTTTGGTACTGTGAGTTACTATCTTGGTTACAATGCGATGCAGGATTTTTTTCCAACTATGGCAATGAAACCAAATCCACACTGCGATGACAAAAATTGCAGGAAACAGCAGGAAGAATACAAG GAAAAAACGGCTGCACAACCAAAACAAGTAGTAGTTGAACAGGAAGAAGAAATAGTGCATGAAGACAATGACTGGG GTATTGAGCTAGTATCAGAGGTTTCAGAAGAGgagctgcaggctgcttctggtCCACTTCCTGATCTTCCAAAGGGAATTACAGTAGCATATACTATACCAAACAAG GAAGAGAACGTTGTAGCTGTGGAAACAGTGGTAGAGTCTGAGGAAAGCCTAGAAGAACTCATGGCCAAGATGAAGAACATGTAG
- the UBA5 gene encoding ubiquitin-like modifier-activating enzyme 5 isoform X2 yields the protein MALKRMGIVKDYEKIRTFTVAVVGVGGVGSVTAEMLTRCGIGKLLLFDYDKVELANMNRLFFQPHQAGLSKVQAAEHTLRNINPDVQFEVHNYNITTVDNFQHFMDRISYGGLEEGKPVDLVLSCVDNFEARMAINTACNELGQTWMESGVSENAVSGHIQLIIPGESACFACAPPLVVAANIDEKTLKREGVCAASLPTTMGVVAGILVQNVLKFLLNFGTVSYYLGYNAMQDFFPTMAMKPNPHCDDKNCRKQQEEYKEKTAAQPKQVVVEQEEEIVHEDNDWGIELVSEVSEEELQAASGPLPDLPKGITVAYTIPNKEENVVAVETVVESEESLEELMAKMKNM from the exons ATGGCATTAAAACGAATGGGAATTGTGAAAGATTATGAG AAAATCCGTACCTTTACGGTAGCAGTAGTAGGTGTTGGTGGAGTTGGCAGTGTGACTGCTGAAATGTTGACAAGATGTGGTATTGGTAAG CTGCTACTGTTTGATTATGACAAGGTGGAGTTGGCGAACATGAACAGGCTCTTCTTCCAACCTCATCAAGCTGGACTAAGTAAAGTGCAGGCAGCGGAGCACACTTTGAG GAATATTAATCCTGATGTTCAGTTTGAAGTACATAACTACAATATCACAACAGTGGATAACTTCCAACATTTCATGGACAGAATAag TTATGGTGGGTTAGAAGAAGGGAAACCTGTTGATCTTGTACTGAGCTGTGTGGACAACTTTGAAGCTCGTATGGCAATTAACACT GCCTGCAATGAGCTTGGACAAACATGGATGGAATCTGGAGTGAGCGAAAATGCAGTCTCAGGACATATACAACTTATCATACCTGGTGAATCTGCTTGTTTTGCG tGTGCTCCCCCGCTTGTAGTTGCTGCCAATATTGATGAAAAAACATTAAAACGAGAGGGAGTTTGTGCAGCCAGCCTTCCTACCACTATGGGAGTAGTTGCGGGGATTCTTGTACAAAATGTCCTGAA GTTTCTATTAAATTTTGGTACTGTGAGTTACTATCTTGGTTACAATGCGATGCAGGATTTTTTTCCAACTATGGCAATGAAACCAAATCCACACTGCGATGACAAAAATTGCAGGAAACAGCAGGAAGAATACAAG GAAAAAACGGCTGCACAACCAAAACAAGTAGTAGTTGAACAGGAAGAAGAAATAGTGCATGAAGACAATGACTGGG GTATTGAGCTAGTATCAGAGGTTTCAGAAGAGgagctgcaggctgcttctggtCCACTTCCTGATCTTCCAAAGGGAATTACAGTAGCATATACTATACCAAACAAG GAAGAGAACGTTGTAGCTGTGGAAACAGTGGTAGAGTCTGAGGAAAGCCTAGAAGAACTCATGGCCAAGATGAAGAACATGTAG
- the UBA5 gene encoding ubiquitin-like modifier-activating enzyme 5 isoform X3, with protein sequence MNRLFFQPHQAGLSKVQAAEHTLRNINPDVQFEVHNYNITTVDNFQHFMDRISYGGLEEGKPVDLVLSCVDNFEARMAINTACNELGQTWMESGVSENAVSGHIQLIIPGESACFACAPPLVVAANIDEKTLKREGVCAASLPTTMGVVAGILVQNVLKFLLNFGTVSYYLGYNAMQDFFPTMAMKPNPHCDDKNCRKQQEEYKEKTAAQPKQVVVEQEEEIVHEDNDWGIELVSEVSEEELQAASGPLPDLPKGITVAYTIPNKEENVVAVETVVESEESLEELMAKMKNM encoded by the exons ATGAACAGGCTCTTCTTCCAACCTCATCAAGCTGGACTAAGTAAAGTGCAGGCAGCGGAGCACACTTTGAG GAATATTAATCCTGATGTTCAGTTTGAAGTACATAACTACAATATCACAACAGTGGATAACTTCCAACATTTCATGGACAGAATAag TTATGGTGGGTTAGAAGAAGGGAAACCTGTTGATCTTGTACTGAGCTGTGTGGACAACTTTGAAGCTCGTATGGCAATTAACACT GCCTGCAATGAGCTTGGACAAACATGGATGGAATCTGGAGTGAGCGAAAATGCAGTCTCAGGACATATACAACTTATCATACCTGGTGAATCTGCTTGTTTTGCG tGTGCTCCCCCGCTTGTAGTTGCTGCCAATATTGATGAAAAAACATTAAAACGAGAGGGAGTTTGTGCAGCCAGCCTTCCTACCACTATGGGAGTAGTTGCGGGGATTCTTGTACAAAATGTCCTGAA GTTTCTATTAAATTTTGGTACTGTGAGTTACTATCTTGGTTACAATGCGATGCAGGATTTTTTTCCAACTATGGCAATGAAACCAAATCCACACTGCGATGACAAAAATTGCAGGAAACAGCAGGAAGAATACAAG GAAAAAACGGCTGCACAACCAAAACAAGTAGTAGTTGAACAGGAAGAAGAAATAGTGCATGAAGACAATGACTGGG GTATTGAGCTAGTATCAGAGGTTTCAGAAGAGgagctgcaggctgcttctggtCCACTTCCTGATCTTCCAAAGGGAATTACAGTAGCATATACTATACCAAACAAG GAAGAGAACGTTGTAGCTGTGGAAACAGTGGTAGAGTCTGAGGAAAGCCTAGAAGAACTCATGGCCAAGATGAAGAACATGTAG